Genomic window (Penaeus monodon isolate SGIC_2016 unplaced genomic scaffold, NSTDA_Pmon_1 PmonScaffold_1436, whole genome shotgun sequence):
aactCATGGTGGAACTCGGTTGGGAGAAATGGCAAATCATTGACCCTCTGGAATAAGTTTATGAAGACAattccccaaagaaatcaacaagatACAAACGGAGAAGTCGGGTCAGAACTGAAAGagacgaaattgaagatgagccccgcaatAGCAGGCCATCAACATCTGTTTGTGAGGAAGACATTGATTTGAATGCACCTGAATTATTCtagtaccaacgtgttataacgtgtacAAACATGAACCtctaaatgcaggtaataatatCACTGCCAGTTGGAAGTCAAGCAACATGGATTCCActaaaatcgaggccaggacaaacattaaactcatggtgaaactcggttgggagaaatGGCAAATCATTGACCCTCTGGAATAAGTTTATGAAGACAattccccaaagaaatcaacaagatACAAACAGAGAAGTCGGGTCAGAACTGAAAGagacgaaattgaagatgagccccgcaatggcaggccatcaacatcTGTTTGTGAGGAAGACATTGATATTGATTGTTTGCAGACACACTCAATATCTATGTGGGTTCTGTACACAGATTTTTTTGTGGAGaatttggggctaagcaagcttttcGCTCGATGGGTTCCTAGGCTATTGCGCCCAGATCACCAGCAAACAAggatagatctttcaatggaaattttgaacaagtgggatgaggactctgtaGCTTCTCTGCaaagaattgtgacaggggacgAAACATgactctaccagtacgatcccaagGATAAAATTCAATACAatcagtggctgcccaggggtggaagtggaccagtcaaagcaaaatctgagcgtggCCACTGTCTTCTAGGATGCAGAGGGATTTTTCTGGATggcttcctcgagagcaagaaaacaattacatctgctcattatgaatacataaaaaaataagtctgtccaaaaaaatcttagaaaaacgccctggaaagttGCATCAATGCTTTCTCTTCCATCACGACAATGCATCCTCCCACGGCGCTCGGTAGACAAGa
Coding sequences:
- the LOC119569351 gene encoding uncharacterized protein LOC119569351, translating into MQKSTRYKQRSRVRTERDEIEDEPRNGRPSTSVCEEDIDIDCLQTHSISMWVLYTDFFVENLGLSKLFARWVPRLLRPDHQQTRIDLSMEILNKWDEDSVASLQRIVTGDET